In the Hypanus sabinus isolate sHypSab1 chromosome X1, sHypSab1.hap1, whole genome shotgun sequence genome, aaCTACTGAATATCTGAaatactggaaaaactcagcaggtcaagcagtatttgTAAAAATAGTTGATCTTTTTGGAAGTGAGGAGAATGGAATTGGACTCGTGTTCCACTGCCACTTGAATAGCTAGTGCACATCTCTTGTTAGCAGAACAACAAAAACTCTTATTTTGTAACTAAAATATTATTACTGCCTGTTTATTATCAGTTCTGTCCAAAGATCAAGTAATGTGTGAAGTTTTCCAATTTAATTGTGTACCCATTATATGCTGCGGGACAAATGTCAGTCAAGTTGTtgcttttatttaattagctTGATAGGGACTCTTTTCACTTCAGTTTCTGCATGAAGACTAAATTGGTTTTAATATTTTTCAGCTGCATTTCTCACACAATCTGTCTGCTTGGATGACACGACAGTGAAGTTTGAGATCTGGGACACTGCTGGTCAAGAGCGGTATCACAGTCTAGCTCCCATGTATTACAGAGGTGCTCAGGCTGCCATTGTAGTCTACGATATCACCAATCAGGTTAGAACAACCTATCGTGGATTTGGCTGGATCACAACAATTGTATCTAATGAAATAAATGTATATGATTTGGGTGCATGTTATTTTCTCTTATTTGGACTTGTGAGGAGATTAATTTTTGATGTAAAGCAATTTAGCACTTGAGGATTTTTAATGTTCAAATGCTCTCTAAATAGAAGAATGGGGATGAATCTAAAAGGAATTGTCAATAGTCATACTTCACTAAGTTGTATATGAATTGTTTTGAACATGAGGAATAACCTTGCCAAATTCCAGATGGAGAGAGAATCATGGTAATGAAGGTTTTTTCTTAATTTTGCTTTTAAATGAGTTTGCTCTAGCAAACCTTTGCAGTAACTTTCTAAGTGGTGTTTTATCCTTTCGACTGAACTTCTTGAGTCAGTTAAAAAGGGAACTTCAAGGAATGACCTAGTGACTTGATTCTTTTTTTCCACATGGTAACCTACTGAAATTTGGAATTTGCAGGagtctgattttttaaaaaaaaaaatcaaatattgTTTCTCCTTTCAGGAGACATTTGCAAGAGCTAAGACATGGGTGAAGGAGCTGCAGCGACAAGCAAGTCCCAGTATTGTTATAGCACTGTCAGGAAATAAGGCAGATCTGGCAAACAAAAGGATGGTGGAATATGAGGTATGTACTTCTGGATGTGCAAGATGAATGCTATTCATTTATAAGGGATGCAGctgggtaacaggcccttctggcccaatgagcccgcaCTGCCCAATTgcaccaatgaacctactaacctccacatctttggaatgttggaggaaaccagagcacctggagaaaacccatggggGTTAGGGgaaaaatgtacaaacttcttgccAACAGCAGTAGAATTGAACCtgcatcactggtgctgtaatagcattatgttaACTACTATGCTACTGTTATGGAGGGACATTAAGTAGTCTGTAGGTGTTTGCTGCTTTTGATGGTCTTGAATATCAATCATGGCTGTTGTATCGAATTTGGTGATGGTGTGGCCACCTCTTTGTTAACAAGAATAGTTGCCCATCACAAGGTGGCATTTTGTAAGGGATGTGTGGATTTAATGGCTTGTgtaatactcaatctaaaacttGTATATCCTTTAAAATGTGTTATCAAAACATGATGATATGAAATTTTGTACAAACGCAGTTGGTGGTAGACTTATTCACCATCTTGTACTTCCACAATTTTTTCCTTTTTCAAACAGGAAGCACAAGCATATGCAGATGacaacagtttgttgttcatgGAGACTTCAGCAAAGACAGCAATGAATGTTAATGACCTATTTTTGGCAATAGGTAAGTAATGGGGAATTAACATcttttgaaataaataaattgcaagtTGGAGCAAATTCAGGCCACTTCAACTTAAAATCCAAGAACAATGAACTCAGTTATCCTTGGATTAATGTAACTTGTAAGGTACTATGAAATGTAGACCAAGatcaattgattttttttaaacactccCTCATCTGCATTTGAAATTGTTGAGAAGTTTCACTTTGGAGTTGTGAAGAAGTGTATTAACATTGTTATATTTTAACTTCCTGCAATTATTATGCTTGGATAAATTAAACTTGTATACCAAGGTGGGAGTGAGAAATGTCACTTGATGCTGATGGCtttttatggggggggggggctttaaaGGATGACAGGCTAACTAAAAATAAGTAATTTGGCCATCCAAAGTTCCTTGAGGAACAAAGTTTCTTGAATACCATAAGCTTAAATTTCTTTCACACCACTGGTTTAAATCCAATGGGCCTCCAAGTTGTTAAaagctttcaacatttggtagcaACGTTCCAAGTAAATGTGCTGGTTTTCTGTTATAAATTAGAAGATGAATATCCAATATCAGGGCTGGATATCAATgcactttaaatgttttaataaaaatgctggaaatactcagcaggtcattgTCCAAAGCTGATTATGTTCTTGGGTATAGAAGGATTGCCACATTGCTTGTTTTCTTTTTTCTAAATGAGAACACAAGGCTTCGTCTGATTCCAGTGGATGTAAAAGACCCTGCGGTTCCATTCAAGAAGAGAATTTGGGGATATTAGTCAACATTTGACTAGTGCTACAAAAAGCAATAACTGATTAGTCATCTCATTTGCCGTTCATTACCTTGCGCGCAAATCAGCGGCTGCATTTTGCTATAAATGGCATAACAAACCTATTTGCAAAAGGGCTTTGTAATAGCCTGAAGATGTCATGAGGCGCTATGTAAAAGCAAACTCTTGCCCCTTGAGCTGCAGCAGCAGGTTTGTAGATTCCTGTGGACTCGAAGCATCCTTTGTTCTTAATATACTTTCTGTCTTTTAAATCTCACCACTTCATTGTGGTAATCCATTGCGCAAATCTGGTCTGAGCTTCAACTTGATGCTGAACCAAAATCTGAACACTTCCTGCATTTGACAAAACTACACTTCTGGCAACTGAATGGATTTCAGTCAAAATGCTTGACATTGGGTGTCTTGGGCAAACCACTGTTAGACAACTTGACTCCTTGTATTAGTCTAGTGGGAATTGGATGGTTTGTTAGTATGCCAGTGACTAGAATTGAAGTATCAATTAGTATTTTACTCATTCCCTGCACACTAAAATTTGCATTGCCATTAAGTGCCAACTGTATATTCAGTGCATCTTTAAAGTTATTTCCAAATGAGTAAAGCAAAATATTGGATGCTGAATTTGAAAAGacagtgctggaaacactcagcagatgagGCAATATTTGGGAGAAACCAATACTTAATCAGAACGAATATAGTCAGCACTGGTACTTCAACTCTGCCTGACCTGAGTATTTCCTACATTATTGTTTAACACTGTTCTAAAGACCAAGCATCGGACTGGTTTTAAGGAAGGGATGATACAAAACAATTGCACAGAAGGTACCAAAGGAGTGCAAGTGAGAATCTTTAGGACTAGCTCCACCCAGAAAATGAGGGCAGTATTTATCTGAATGTTTAAAAATATAATGAGGTGCATTAAGCCTTGTAGACCAATAAGATGTTCCTTAGATTTTTGAGCCCCCAGAACAATGTAAGAAGCAGAAATTGATGAGTGGAGAATTAAACTAACAGACAGCCAGAGGTTCAGTTGGGTTTGCAGACTGACTGGAGGGATTCTACAAAAGTCGCCTTATCTGCCTAACCCCAGTGTAGAGGAGACAGCAAGTGATCAATACTTTTGAAAGCCTGATAAAACCACCTGTTTCACTTGGGGAGCACCATTACTCGTGTCTTTATCTTCCAGCCAAGAAGTTGCCAAAGAGTGAACTCCAGAATGTCAGTGGAGCAGCTGGGCGCAACAGAGGTGTGGATCTCCATGAGCCGTCTCAGCAGAACAAAAGCCAGTGTTGTAGCAACTAAGAGAATGATGAAGGGAGCTTGCTCCAGTTAACAGCTGCACATTTGATAAGAAGTGGAAATTCAGTCTCTCCATCCATGCCTGTTTTTGCAGTGCTTTGGTCAAGAAAGTACCTGCAGAATGGATATGGAACTTAAACCAGTCTTTACTTTGTATTATAGATGCAAATATCAACCTTTTACCCTCTTAAATGATGTTCATGTGGATACACTTATCTCTAGAACACCAATTCTTCAAAACCTGTTTTAAACATTGTACGTTAAGAATTTGCTCAAATTCCAGTGGTGTAACTTTGTTTGCATTTAGCACAAAAGCTGCAGTATCCCCACTTATAAATTCATGCCCTGTATTTTTAAACTGCACATAAGATTAAATCAGTATTTACATAAGCTTTGGCTGATGGGTGATTTTTGCAGCTCTGAAAATTGTAGGAATTGGCTTTTTCTAGGATGGCAAGTGTAAAAGTGGTTCTGTACTGAACAGTAGGTTAGTTATCCTAGAGGAGAAATTGGCTGCTAAAATCTGTTAAACTCTGGCTACTAGTTATTGGTGCAATAAGATTGTAGGTCACTGAATACTTGAGCATTGTGTATACTTCTGAATTAACAGGTTTTTAGTTAAAACTACTGTAGGTGGCTCCTTGGTTTTCAATGGTTTGGGGAAAATTGGGTTCTGTCAGCATGGGGCTTTAACTCTACACTGTTCTCATTCTCTGTACTGCTTGTATTGGGTAAATTGTATGAGGCATgcaatttaaaaaagaaaaaagaaaaaaagtaaaccATCAAAGATGCCACAAAATTAATGCATGGGTCAGAAACAATGAATGGATGCTCAAAACTGAGCTGTAATTTGGCATGTGCTCTTGATGGCCTGTCATAAATTGGCTATTTAATGAACCTTTTTATGGAGTAGGAACTGTTGAACAAGCTCTATACTGACATGACCACTCCATGTCCTGAATAGTTCAGTCCACTTGCTCGAAAAAAAAATTTGGTTCTGGTTTCTGGAGTAGGGCATGACGAAAGTGACACCTACAGAGCACTTTGGTTTGCTACCTGACACTGTCAAAGCTGGGTTCAGTactgcagcatctgttgaaaagaACCGGTCTCATTGGatgcaccacaaggtgggagattTTACTTTCTTGATGAACTATTTTTTAAGCATTTCAGTAATTTTGGCTACATGTTTGAACTCTGGCAGTGATCCAATAAAAGAATTTAAGTTCTATGGCTTTATCAGTTCCTCTTGGATTTAGTTTCTGCTATAGAAATTGAAAGCACTGCTCATTctggctatgcagtagggtactGCAGCTTTAACTTCCAGTACCATGCCTTAATTTTGCCCGGTTACTTTGACTTCCACAAATACTTAACTTCAAAAGATAAATTGAATTTGTTGAATATTTGatgttctttctctttctctacaCTAACCGTCACTTGCAAACACTTGAACTGATGCAACCTGAAATATTTGACATAGAGATAGTTTCTTTGTTTTGGTTTGCATAGGAACACCATTCACTTTTTGAAATGAATTAATTGAATGGTCTTGGAGTGTGGATTATTTTACAAATTACCATTTGCAGTGCAGCAACCAAGAAATTTTTGTAGCAATTCCAGTATTTTCTTTCCTGTTGAACATTTATAGGATGAAAACAAGTCAGTTCCCTTGCAACTACAAAGCTAACACTTAAACCAGGTTTGTTCTTGTCTGTAATTTTGTGGAATTGGTTAGAAGAGGCCTGATTTGGACGGTTTGTTGATGTTCAGCTGCAACTGTCTGCAGTGTAGGTAGAAATTGGCCCAAAGCCAAACACTATCAATAAATTAGTTTAAATTTGGAACATCTAAAGAATCTTCAAAAAAAGATGGAGTTTTAAATTGAGCCTTTTCTCAGTTTTTTTtgggcacataatgaatgattaGACCTTGAATAGGAATTTACTGTTCTGATGCACTTTAGTGGTTTTCTCGATGTATTTGTCTAATCTGGTGCCTCATTGCCCATCTTTGTACTCATGCAAATCCAGGCACTGACAATATTCCAAAATTTGATATTCTGTAGTTGATACTGAAGGGGGCAGGGGGGAGGAAAATGGGTTTGTCACTTGGGCATTGATTCCAAATggacatgatttttttttaattcactttTATCAAATCTTTTGAAGTGTAGTTGTAATGttgcttcttttttttttggtaatgTAGTTTGGTTCTTGCAATCCAGACTgctcttatcaaatgtcttcataTGGCTAGATGTTCTTTTATGGTAGCTGTCATGGTTGGGGAGAATGCATTTTGTACTAAAATCACTTGCATCAGTGTACAAGACTGACTAGATTTCTACTAATAGCATTAACCCACTAATCCTGATTatatttttccctctctccaactgGAAGTGAACAGTGCAGTTATGGGCATTTGATTTTTAAAATAACCACTATGCAGATCCTGAAAGGTTGCATTTCATGGCAAGGAACTGGTCAAATGACCTGTCAATATGATGTCACAATTCATTATACAATTTACTGTTTTTGTAATTAAGCCATCTTAAACTTGTTGCAATTAAACCATGTGCATCCTAATTGACAGATGGCCATCTAATACGTTGTAACTTTTTTTTGGGATTTAATTACTGAGTAAGTTTGGTGCATCCTAATGAGGGCACTTGGCCACATGTATTTGAGATGACCTGGATTTGTGCATTGAGGGCTGCATTTTGTATGTTATCCTTAAAGATTAAAAATTATTGCATAGAAATTTCAATGGAGTCTGTAGTATATCACATCATGCATCATAACAATTTATGGTACCACAGATGTTCTTTCCTGAACAATTTTTTTCCAGTTGCTCACAGTGAAGTGATTGCATTTTGTGCTTAATTtttaatttcatttaacttccaCAACCTTGAATTATATGGATAGTTGCTGCAAGTGACCAAGGAAGACTGACTTCTCCACCCCACCCTCAGCCCTGCAATATAATAAATGAGCTACTAGCTAGTTGAACATTGTACTCTGGTTCCTAGGCAGTTTCTAAGTGATATCATAGCTGATCAGTATTTGTCTCCTATTTTGCCAATGGATCCAGAATTATTTTGTGCCTTGAATACAGCTAGTCCAGAAGGCAACATTTTGTTCAATGTGCATATTAATGTTTTTAAAGCTGATTCTTTTTTCTATAATAAACTTAGTAGTGCTACTTGACTCTGCTGTTCTGTTCACTCCTAGCTCTTGATCTTGAGCATTAATTCTGGAGTTGGCCTCTGTGCAATAAATGTGACTTTTCAGTTGCAGAaggttcaatttttttttaaattgcaagaTGCCTGTACTCAGTAATTTAGGTGGCTGAAACCAGCAAATACAGCAGCCAAACTGCACACAGCAAATGAGATGACTAGTCACAGAGGAATGTTACCTAACACATTGGAGGTAAAAGATGGTGTCTCTGTCATAACATCCATGCAGTTGTACAAATTTGTACAGGTCCTTTCAAATTCTTGTGATTTATTCTAAGCTTGCCTTGCTAATATTCTCTCTATCCTCCATATATCTTGAGTGCATTTCTACTTTCTTCAATTGCCTCCATTGATAACCTCATCCAAATGTTTGATTTTGCACTAAATGATAAAGGTTGTTTTGCCTTATTTGGAAGCTAAGATGGGAACTGTAGCCTTGCCACAGCTAGGGCAGGAGGCTTCTGATCAGGTAGGTGTGTAGTTTGAGATGATATTCTGATACTGATATTCCAATACTCTGCCCAGTGTTGCCCTACTGTGATTAAGGGCTAGATATTCCCATAGAGTTGGGATATTGCACTTCACAAAAGTTCTGAGCACATCACTTTATCGTGGTTGAACAACAGTATCCTACTATAGACTACTTTGGGAGTTTGCTGTTGGTCTTGGTCAAGCTCCAAGACAACATTGATTCATTTTGCTTAATGTGAGAAGATGGGGCTGGTACTGCAATTAAATTATAACCTATCCATTTGGTGGTGTAAGATTTAGCAACCTTTTAACTTGTGCTCTGTGCTTCATTTTGTTGAGAGAGTAGGTACACTTGGCTTGCAATGCATGGCTTCAAGCGCAAATGTTTCTGTGCGCAAACTTTTTGAAAATAGATTCCTATGTCACATGAATTAGTTAAGCACCCAGATTGTTCTTTCAAATGATCTCTTCGATAATACTGTCCTGGGATATTTTCTTGTCCTCGAGAACAGAGCCCTCCCACAAAGTTAATGCCATAAATTTGAAAAACATACCAATCAgggaaaaatagaagaaaggtaAAGAACATTTATTCAATTACTAATGAATTCTGGTTGTTTGCTCAATTGTTGCTTGAAGATTATATTGCAAAATATTTAACCCTCTGTTTCAGCCAGAATGGAGTATGTTACTTTCTGCAAGGGAAATGTGCATAGGTGCTGATTATAATtacaagtgatttttttttcaaaaaacttTTATTTTGCTGCTTGAAATAAAAGTCAAAGGCTGTTGAGTTGGTGACCCCCACTGGGGCTATTGTGTAATTACAGTAAAATGTGGTGCAAATTTGCAGTATTTGACCATTTGCAAAAATAAAGTTCTACAATCCTGTGTGGTACTGGTTCTTTCAATGACATTAGTCTTGAATCTGACATTTCTCCCTACCCCCTCAACTATTAAAATTACTGCACTTAATGGTACCTCATTGGccgtgaagtgctttgagatggCTTGGAGGATATGAAACATACTGTATAAAATTGTCCTTTAAAGCATTAACATAATAGTAATGTTACCCTGTTGATCAGAGGGCATTTTTTTTAACCTATTAAATAACCAATAGCTCAACATTATAGCTGTATATGCTCTTTGTGCCAGATTTTGTGCATCTGACTAACAGGTGAGAAAATTTGTACCTATTTTTCTCAAGTATGGAACAAGAGTGAGAACTACAAATTACAGTATCTGAAACAGCCACCAATTTGAATGAAAATTCTGTCCTGTTCTGAGTCCCTACCAGTGATGGGTACATTAAGGAAAATTAGGAAGCATTCTGAAATGGAACATCTCAAGGAACTATTGTTACACATTTCATATCATCTGCTAAACAAGTTCAGAAGCAATGTGGTGGATAGGTGCTATTACATAAGCCATCCAAACACTTTGTATGCATCTGGCTTTACTGAGGGAGTAGGATATTCTCTCAAGTTTGAAAGAttggggggaaaaaaacaaaagggacTTGTGCTGTGAGACTAGATGTTACTACTACTGAGAGAAAAGTTGGGGGGGAGAAAATAGGCTTTTTTGTTTTGGGGTAATGTGTGAAAAATTGTGAGCACTTGGCTTTAAGGGTAAGTCATAATTTGATAGTCAACAAGTGACTTGTATAAGTATTTAGGGGCCCCCAGCCATttgtattacaaccagggattttgatcaatttaactgaatttttatttgtgaattatGTGTTTTTCCCCTCCACTGGAGACAAAAAAATGGGAAattataaagcatgaaaaactgaaATGGCAGCAGTTCAAAACTATTCATTCcccttttgctcagtacttattTGAACGATCTCTTGGAGCCATTagagccagtagtctttttggataagtctctatagGCTTTGCACACTGTG is a window encoding:
- the LOC132384624 gene encoding ras-related protein Rab-5B; protein product: MASRGASRPNGQSQASKICQFKLVLLGESAVGKSSLVLRFVKGQFHEYQESTIGAAFLTQSVCLDDTTVKFEIWDTAGQERYHSLAPMYYRGAQAAIVVYDITNQETFARAKTWVKELQRQASPSIVIALSGNKADLANKRMVEYEEAQAYADDNSLLFMETSAKTAMNVNDLFLAIAKKLPKSELQNVSGAAGRNRGVDLHEPSQQNKSQCCSN